The proteins below come from a single Eubacterium limosum genomic window:
- the obgE gene encoding GTPase ObgE has translation MFVDQAQIYVTAGNGGHGGMSFRREKYVPNGGPDGGNGGRGGNVIVQADNGLRTLLAFKYRKKYKAESGGNGTGGRSTGKSGEDLLIKVPVGTVVKDKTTGRILCDLSEDSESCIVAQGGRGGLGNMNFSTSTRQAPRFAQGGVKGQERTLVLELKLLADVGLLGFPNVGKSTFLSMVTAAKPKIANYHFTTIVPNLGVVAWKDYDPFVIADIPGIIEGAHEGTGLGIQFLRHVERTKLLIHMLDASGSEGRDPLADFKAINEELKEYNERLAQRMQVVALNKTDLIADPEELELLVSEFEAMGYEVFPISAATGKGIDALLSRVIQLLDEIGEVEPIFEVEADEDVVYKADFDEEPFTVHKDGNVYVVEGDFERLINSVNFEDFDSIGYFQRVLKDKGIFKKLEEMGIQDEDTVRLQDIEFEYFK, from the coding sequence ATGTTTGTTGATCAAGCGCAGATATATGTAACTGCCGGTAACGGTGGTCATGGCGGAATGAGCTTCCGCCGGGAGAAATATGTCCCAAACGGCGGGCCAGATGGTGGAAACGGGGGCCGGGGCGGCAATGTCATTGTCCAGGCCGATAATGGCCTGCGAACGCTGCTGGCGTTTAAATACCGTAAAAAATACAAGGCGGAGAGCGGCGGTAATGGGACCGGAGGCCGCTCGACTGGCAAATCCGGTGAGGACCTGCTCATAAAGGTGCCGGTAGGCACAGTGGTCAAGGATAAGACAACAGGCAGGATTCTCTGCGATTTAAGCGAGGACAGCGAATCCTGTATCGTGGCCCAGGGCGGCCGGGGCGGACTCGGGAACATGAATTTCTCGACTTCCACCAGACAGGCCCCGAGATTTGCCCAGGGCGGTGTCAAGGGCCAGGAGAGAACGCTGGTGCTGGAATTAAAGCTTCTGGCAGATGTTGGACTGCTGGGGTTCCCAAATGTTGGAAAGTCAACCTTCCTGTCCATGGTAACAGCAGCCAAGCCCAAAATCGCGAATTACCATTTTACGACCATTGTTCCAAACCTTGGCGTGGTAGCATGGAAGGACTATGATCCTTTTGTCATCGCGGATATTCCGGGAATTATTGAGGGCGCCCATGAGGGTACCGGCCTGGGAATCCAGTTTTTGCGCCACGTTGAGCGGACGAAGCTTTTAATCCACATGCTGGACGCCTCGGGCAGTGAAGGCCGGGACCCTCTGGCAGATTTTAAAGCGATTAATGAAGAATTAAAAGAATACAATGAACGCCTGGCGCAGAGGATGCAGGTGGTCGCCCTGAATAAGACAGACCTGATCGCGGATCCTGAGGAGCTGGAGCTTCTGGTGTCAGAATTTGAAGCGATGGGCTATGAGGTATTCCCTATATCCGCCGCTACAGGAAAAGGCATTGACGCCCTGCTGAGCCGCGTGATTCAGCTGCTGGACGAAATTGGCGAGGTAGAGCCGATCTTTGAGGTGGAAGCTGACGAGGATGTGGTATACAAGGCTGATTTTGATGAAGAACCTTTCACGGTGCATAAAGATGGCAATGTCTATGTGGTCGAAGGTGATTTTGAACGGCTGATCAATTCCGTCAACTTTGAGGACTTTGACTCCATCGGATATTTCCAGAGAGTGCTCAAGGATAAGGGCATATTCAAAAAGCTTGAAGAAATGGGAATACAGGACGAGGATACCGTCCGGCTCCAGGATATTGAGTTTGAATATTTTAAATAA
- a CDS encoding YhbY family RNA-binding protein encodes MLTSKQRSYLRKLAMDIPDIIFIGKDGITPEVIQQTRDAIVARELIKGKIQQNSMEEVEDAARTLAEATKSEIVCTIGNKFILYKKNLLKTKIEVPSKNSKTLKKKNKR; translated from the coding sequence ATGCTAACAAGTAAACAGAGAAGCTATTTGAGAAAGCTTGCCATGGATATTCCCGATATTATTTTTATCGGGAAAGACGGGATCACCCCTGAGGTTATTCAGCAGACAAGAGACGCCATTGTGGCCAGAGAGCTGATAAAGGGCAAAATTCAGCAGAATTCCATGGAAGAGGTGGAAGACGCCGCCCGGACACTGGCCGAGGCGACTAAGTCAGAGATTGTCTGCACCATCGGCAATAAATTCATATTATATAAAAAGAATCTTTTGAAAACAAAGATAGAAGTGCCGTCCAAAAATTCTAAGACACTGAAGAAGAAAAACAAACGGTAG